In the Hydractinia symbiolongicarpus strain clone_291-10 chromosome 13, HSymV2.1, whole genome shotgun sequence genome, AACGAAGTGGTGATGTAAGTTTTTCATgctctaaggataatcctaaaaaaagttattagatttgatagagatttttaggagtagtttcgagtaatagccaatatctaagCCTCCTAGAGGTGTGGGATCAAAACATTTGGCATTTGCGTGCCTAATAGATAATTATTGAATCTCAGTAAGTTTCATTGCCATACAACATGGCATAAGGAAGTTATTAAAGGAAAACAGTCtgaggcggaatccgcccccgccCTCCCGGGACCGAAtaggtttcaatgatataacaaacaaacacaccTTTCTTCTGGCTATTTTTCAACCCGAATTGACTCGAAGCTGCAGCTGCACTTTCCCAGCTCCATTTATGCGCTCTACGTAAATGACGCgtaatatatttttgactaatATTGCAAACTGGACATTCCTTAACGATGCTaccagattttctttttttaggttgTTCCTTTGTATTTGTCGCATTGGCTTCTGTGGATTGAAGAAAAACTTCTTTCTCACTTTCTATTTCAGCATCAGAAACTTTCGTCGCTTCTGTTGCTCCATTTGTGACTTCAAAGTCTATTTGTGaccttttgttttgaatttttgagtgcaattctttaataaaattttgatgatTTACCATCCCACGTTTGATGTGCTGTTGGAAAGTCTCGTCTTCTTTAAAAGTCATATCGTTATTCTCATCTATGTACGTAAGATATACTTTGAAGTGCTCCTCGGTTTTTGCTTTTGTCCATTTCATTACTGTAGAAAACAAGCATATAATAGCGTCCGGGAGTAAAACCTTTATGATGTAATCTCTAATGTAACCGTTTTCATAATGTTCTCCAAGAATCTGCCTTATTTGCTTCTCTATCATGGACATGATCTCTTCAGGTACCAATTCCAATAATTTTGTGTCATCAAGATCCTTCTGAGTTCTACCACCATTGGCAAATGCCAAGTGCCTCCAACAGTCTTCATTGCCCTCCATAGTACCTTTGACATAGCCACAACTTATGACAGTTACAATCAATTCTGCGTTAAACATGCTGATTCCTTTAATGGTACAATTTTCAGTTACTTCGTTTTCATTCCTTTTATTGACATTACTGATCACCCGATCCAAGCTAGCGTAATTAGCTCTATCAGATATATATGCCGTGTGTTGCTCAGTTGATCGATGAATCTCGAGATCTTCGAAATGTACTGCGCATATTTCACAATAACCATTTTCCTTTTTAGTCACGTCTTTACAGTTCGAATCCAATTGAATTTGCGTATTATCTCTTAATTCCTTTGGTAAAGGTTTACAAGATACAAAAGCTGGTCCCTGATCGAGGTAGTTAATAATAGGTAGAGAAAGTTCTTTACACACAACGGGTTTATATTGTTTGTCTTTGTCTTCGAATTTTATGTATCTACCGTCCAGTATTTCAACTTTAttaaacattcttttcaattgctTGGCCTCATTCACTATCTTCTTACTTTCCAATTCTTCTTTTTTGGCGCTTGATTTTGTCACATTAACTAATTGCAAAGTCATCTCTTGCTCGGTAAATTTGTCTTTGCTCTCTCTAAATTTGCTCTTTGacgctaaaatattttttaaaagttccgTTGCCGTTGATGGGTTCTTTTGCTTTGTTCCATCTTTGCTCATCCCACTCTACGAAAGAGATTACCCGCCTTTTagacataattattataattgaaAACTTTCTGAGAAAACATGTTGTATTTACACGGCAAAACATGCTTAAACATAAGACAACGCCGCCGGCAAAAACTATATAGCACTAGCAAAAAGGTCATGTAATTTACatatatgtaaataaaaacaaactggTTGGACATTTTATGCATTTATATTAGTATTAAGCCTCAAAATGACTAACCATTTAAAATTATAACCAACCTTTTTCTCTATATCCGTATTCCTCTCCGTTGTCTGATTCTTTACGCCCGTTGTACCTTCCATTACTTTCAAACCTattgtgaaattaaaaaagtagcaaaaaatAACCAGTTgtacataataaaaattaaacaccGTAAAGATCCGAATAAGCGCGCAGTATTTATTAAGCgcccctcgaataagcgcccaggtAGTTTCCTCAAAGTTCAATAAGCACCCAGCACTTACTAAGCGccccctcgaataagcgcccacctgATGAAAGCGCCCAGCGTTTTTAAGCCCTCCCTCGATTAAGCGCTCTAAATATCTGAAAATTTAATAAGCACCCAGGGCGCTTGTTCGGATCATTACGGTATTCTGGTTCAATCTTGGGGTCAGTCGAGAAAGCTGGAATAAAAGTGTTAAATTGAGAATCTTTGTACTATCTTAGATAGAATAGTGCATATAAGGCGGTTGCAGATGAAACTGATAAATGGAGGATCACTGTTTTCATGAAACGCCCCTCTTGTCTAAACGCCCCCATattcttatctttttaatttaaaagctGCCTTTAATAGACACCCCGCTGGAATAGCGCACATCCAGCGGGAGCATTTATTCAAACCAAAAGGAAAACTCTCTTGCCTCATTCGTAATAAGAAATTATCTATGTACACTTTTTTCTCAACTTTAACTTTGCCGTAGGAAACGTTTTTTCCTCTTAGCaagttcatttttaaaaacctcaGAAACTAGTTGATACTACTAACTAgtccaacttttatttttaaaatggtaacATACATATGTCCAATAATAACATCTCTTTTGTAAAGGCTTATCGAATATTTGTCGTAATTCCTGGCGTCTTTCCTTTCAtccgtaattaaaaaaaatactaagcTCTCACTCACAAAACTTAATAAACGCcctgggcgtttattcgaaacaTTACGATATGGATTATTAGAGACAAGACAAgaggtaaaataaaaatcaccGTAATTTCCTTATAAATGGTGTATGGATTATCCCGGAGAAATGGGAACAAAAGTGGTAAAAAGAGAATCATCGTCGGTTATCCAATATTTTATCTATACGTAATCCAGCTTTTAGTCCCTGGCGCCTTTTTTCTTATGATGGTCAAGAGTGTTTATTATCAGAGAGTGACTTCAATACTAGTATAGTATATGGAGGAAAGACagttttcgttttaaaatgcaTAATTACCAATACCTTTATCAAGCTGTATCCTAACCAAAATTCTTCTATTTAACTTTAAATCTTGtgtacaaaaaatcgttttccAAATCAGTGATCCAATTCGTTATTTTTACTCTCAAATATAAATCCCAATTAAATCgcataaaagtgaaacaattaagGAGCACAGTTATACGTCTTCTTCTCTACGCTACATTCATTTGTCGGAACGAAAGTGCGAATGGTTAAGGCGAAATGCATAACAGGTGTTACGTTTtgttaaatacttaaaacaaaaAGATGTCACCAGTGTATTCAATTTAAAACTGTAAGATATCTTTATCTTTGATCCCTGTACCCTTTGTCATTTCGATATAAAGCTACGTTAGCAAAAGGATCTAGGAACGAGTTTGTAATAGCTTAGGATTGAATATTGAAAAATCTGGCAATCTTGCAAGTGAGGTACAGGAATTTATTAGTCGCagcaaagtcgataaaaatatattgcactttttttaattgtagCTTAAAGATTTCGAGCGCGATTTAGAAATCCCTGACGAACCCGGCCAGACCTCGCAGACAGGCAGTAGTAATGCGTTTTGTTAATTAGCGTACGTTTGAGAGAGGCGTTTATTTTAAATGCGAGCCTTTTTCATAATCGAAGGATGTTTATTAGTTTCTTAAATTTGTTGTTGCTATTGGTTATTATTAAAACAGATTTTCAGgctattttgtgtaaaaaacaaaaaaatgttaatttggcTGTCGGAAACTTCaaatataatgtaaaaattcgcctTAAAACTTAGTAATTGATTTTTAGACAGATAGTtgtattttggacaaatttccAGCTTACGGTGACGTCACAGTAAAAATCCTGACAGAGTAAAACTTGTCGCCCTCTTTTTCTTATATGACGTAAAAAAAgtgtgttaaattttatttattttgtataaaccTATCAAAAGTCATGCATaaggcggaatccgcccccacCCTCCCTGTCAATAAAACTCTCGGGTCGAATAGGTTATTAACACTTGCGCTAAAAATTAAGCAATATTCTACTAATGCTTGACTCTGGTTGCTTATAGATCAGATCCTTAACTCTAATACATCAAGACCCCGTTTATTTGAACATTAGGCCAAAGTGAGTTCAAGTTTACCGTTGTTTAGGAAAGTaagaaaattagtaaaaaaagaagaatatatATTATTCCAATTAATATTAGGGTTAATTACAGAGCACTAATCAACAGTGTCATTTTCATCCAACTTGAACACATTACTGTAACAATGCAGCACTCCATATATGAATTATGTGTGCTTCTCTGTACTATCGTTAATTTTGTGCTGTCGTAAACAAGCCGCCAAAGTCTGAACCAATGCTAATCCAGTGTATCACAattttctagaaaaaaaaattacatcctACATGGAGAATCACTGTCATATCTTTgataaatattaataataaaaagtatataaacCAGAACTGTAAATAGAGAATCACAGAATCATAGAAGGAGTTAAAAACTAAAGTAGCAAAAAAGAATCACTGTAATCTCTTTGATAAATTGATGTATGGATTATGAGAGGGGGTGGAAACGAAAGTGGTAAATACACAATCACCgcaatttatttaataatataaTGTATGGATTATCAATGAAAGAGGCAACAAAGAATCACTAATTTTTCAGATAAAATCATGTATCGATTACCAGAGGGAGTtggaaacaaaaatggctatcaAAAAAGTGTGTCACTTTTTGGACAAATGATCAGGATTATAAAGACACATTTTTATTAGAAACACAAGAAACTTTAAGGTTGACAGTTGCCTAAATTGTTAACAAAACaggataaaaaacataaatcaGGTATTTTTGGCAGTTATAATGACattaatatgataaaaaaatcaattatcaTCTTTCATTAAAAGAATTGCAGAGTGCAGGAAAGATATAATAATTAAGATATCTTATAAAAAGAATGTGTATGATTTTATGTACAGTACATTCCAAGTTTGttgtataaaaattttcttacctACAGTAATTGTATTTTGTCCAGTTCCCATACTTAATTTCAATGACAATCAACCTATTTGTGACTTTTCTGTCTAACCTTCAGCATGTTGTTGTTGAAAGCTTCCCTACTACTGATAATTTTTGTGTCAGTCTAAAACTATAAAACATTATATCATAAAGATTATTTAGTTCTTGAACAAGTTTGAAATCATAGCTCTTTACATAATAAGGTCACACTTTATGTTAACTGTATATAACCCAAACTCcatatgatttaaaaaatgagtAATTTCTCTATTTAATTATTACATATCTTTACATGTTCCTCACATCattgttatttatattttcaataCTACTAAATTGAGAGCTCTCAAATAAAGTCAAATACCATACTatgtataaaaacaaaagaatccaTTCCAGTCGAAATACTCGTGTTTTAGGGATTAGGGATTATATATATTGTAATGTTTAAGTAGTTATATTATTTctcaacaaaacatttttgtcaggttcacagtaaaaaatgttttggagcGATAGCATTACCTTAAATGTACATTATATTATTTTGCgaaaagctttaaaaaattgtggCTTACTGGACTCCAAAAACGATAAACAGGATTTGTGCTTATTATCGAGCATCTCGTCCAACCCTAAATATTCCTCAAGTCTCTGCTGCATCACCAATAATGGCAAACACAAAATCCCTAACAATGACTTTATGTATATTTACAATATACAAGGTATTAAGATGCCCCAGAGTTGGAGAAAAGtgacaaaaaatgtttcttaattCGAAACATTTATGTGAAAGGGGTAGGGAGTGGGGTTGAACAAATCTGTtaacaaattttattaaaaccaTATATACTTGGCTTATTTTAATTGATCTTGATGTAAACATTTGGTTGAAATTAATACGGTTTCTCTTAAAATGCCTAAATTAAAGAACTCGATAATTATAATGATaggtatatataataaatattttgggGGAATATCGTCACACGATTTTAAAACACACCATTCCAAGTTTAACATCatggtttttatttttcctaagTTTAAACTTTAACAAAAAGATTGAGCTTTGtcatcaacataaaaatatccaCCCAAACACAAAATTTACTTTCACTGCACACTTTTAACAACGCTGTGTCAGTAAAAACAAGATTAAATAATAGTTATAGAACATAGCTTGAATTTTTTCTATATGTTTTCTATATGTTATTGTGTCATCTTTACATTAaatatttccatatttttttattatatgtcCTGTGTCTCTGTCTACCATCTTGTCTAAATGTCATATATCTAGTCCACATCAATGCCTATAAATATTGGTTATTACATCTTAAATGTACATATCAACTGCCCAAGAATACTTTTGTCAAACttcagataaaaaatttttactttaCCACACCAAACATAACACCGAAGtatatacagtaaaaaaatatactttacaTATACATTACGGGCTCTTTTGTAACttaaaatcttagaaaaataaacCACAAATGAACTAGAGTCAAGTTGACACTTGGaagttataaaaataacaaaaaatttaaaaaataatctaaacatAGATCAATTTCAGGTATATATACCTGTTACATTATACTTCATTTTGATGCTTCAAATTTAGGAAGATTCATTTTAACTTTATTCATAAGTTGTTGCGCATAAAAACTTTAGCTTGAGCACTTTGCGCATAGAAtgctcaaaatatttttaaaatttatagctATATACAGAAGCATCAGGGAAAGATTACTTTTCCCACTTTGTTTATTATTAGCTGTGCCATATTTATTTAtccattttaatttatatataatgGATAACAAGAGAGTTTGGCCAAACTAATCAAATATATACTGATATCAAGTATACTgatacacacacacacacaccttttttatttgttaacccGTACAGAAGTGGATATTATTTtatatagagaaaaaaatacTATCCAAAAAGGAAAAAGTTTTAGCTTTTATGGTTTCTGCAGCAATAGTGCATGGTCCCCGAAATACTgaaatcatcaaaaaaatttgctaatgtttttaaaattttacaagcATTTTTCATGCAATTATCATGAGAGTTGAGCTCTTAATTTTCAGCccttaaatagctagctagcccgCATTCATTTTCATGTTtaatcaaaaaaactttcagaaaGATTTCCTGATCAAGAAATCTCAAAATTTTTACAGCAATAATTTTCAGCTTCAGAAATAAGTTTGTGGTAAGGAATAACTTATAATTCTGCAACTATAATCAAACTgttacagctagctatagctagctaaattatTGTATATGTAgcgatagctagctagctacctacctaGCTACTTTCAATAAagttcaagaaaaaaataaatctataaatatatatagttagctagccagctagctagctatcataAATTATCAGCAGaagacatttgatattttgcatATATCCAGACAGATCTTCCCATCACAGCTGCAAATACTTAACAGAAGATTAAAGCTACCAGAAGTGTAATCTGTGATTAAAAATTAGTAACCcttatttctttaaaagtttaaatacaaCAGCTTCCGTTGAACATTAAACAAATGGTTAGCTACAGTTGTTAAACTTTTCGAATACACTGGCCAGAGTCATCGCATGGCATCCGCTTGGTagccatttttttaatgaaaacatgATAATGTCACGGCTGCCGAAGTGGTTGTGCGGCTATCCTAAGTGGTTGTGCGGCTATCCTAAGTGGTTGTGCGGCTATCCTGTATGGTTGTGCGGCTATCCTGTACGGTTGTGCGGCTATCCTGTCGGTTGTGCGGCTATCCTAAACGGTCGTGCGGCTATCCGAAAATGAATTaggaatattattattattattattattattattattattattattattattattattattattattattattattattattattattattattattattattattattattattattattattattattattacttacaAATATCCATCCCATTTGACCGGAATCCCGGGTCATTTGCCTGGGATTTCGGTGGACCGAGTTTCCCGTTGTAGCTGGGGCGAGGAGAATATGCACCATATAAACACGATTTAAATTTTCAGCGTTTTTCCGCAAATATCCGAAATCTCAGTCATGCGGGATATCTCAGTGGACCGAGTTTCCCggtctcatataaaaaggccTTAAACATTGtcaaaaaataatgtaatgGGACTTCATGTAATCGCCGTGATTAAACTAACAAGGttacctcgttcccagggtgtaTTTCCAAGGACCGTTTACACGGGCCGCCACCAAGTTTATAAGCCAAGATGTCCCgtgaaaaaaaatgcaaaaagaaggaaaaaatcaccgcattttttttcttacttcaGAGTTTcgaatatttaatttaaaaaagaatcgGCAAAAAGTATTATACGGTATAAAAATAAttccaaaataattaattagtaaataataaaaaaggtatAATTAAAATCTACCTAAATTTAGTAATTGACATATTTGTGTAACTATTTTACTTCTATATCGTCAAACTATAGCAAATgtacaaaaaaagaatttattttagtCAGATTGGAAATATCTTATTTTTGGGATTTCGACAACATCAGTAAAATGAAAGAATGCTGAAGGTGggcatatatttttcaaaaaaaaattacggcagaatatataaattttagagaaagtaaaaaaaagtaaggACCACATCCTCATCGGATAGAaagttatgtaaaaaaaatgaaaggtgAAACCATTTGGTCCTCCCCCAATTGAGATAGGGTTAGAAAGGTCAAAAATATTTAGTCACTATAAGTTCATTTAGTCACTTCCGACTTTTACACTATAGtaacttatttaaaataaacatttctgaaaagtttTCTACGTCGCCTTTTTCACACAAAGCAAACCAATCGTtataaagttgttttattttctctcgtttattgcaaaccttttcaataaaaacaatttttcacgCGGACCATAAGTCctgatattttacaaaatacgTACATGTAATTTAGcctaaaaatatgtatttgaacTAATTTTAAGTTGCATGCGTCCTCTTCCCTagggcttgttaggctttttatatttggactgAACCTGTGTGCGTTGAGTGTCTTAAGCAAGTTAAGTAGAGCATGGCGGAATGAGACACGGCGTCATTTTTGAACGTTTCCCGCCCTTTCTCTTTGTGTTTACAATGGACTTTTTTAAACCAGTAACATCGTTAGTAATATGCAATTTCCTGGGTGTTTTCAGCATATGACTTTTCTTGTAAGTTTCCTCCGTGTGCACATTGACACGAATATTGTCATTATGTGTAGCTACTTTTTGGTCTGTATAATGTTCGGGATTTTTGATGTATACTTCAAGTTTACCTGATTCCGAATTAACAGCTGTATAATTATGGTCAGTGTGAACATGCATCGCACCGGATTGAGCATGAACCCTCATTTCTTTATCGACGATCGATTTCTTTGATGCGTTTATATCGTGTGTTTTAGATGTTTTCTTTCGATGGATCGCATTTTGTTTaagttgaaattttttaaaagattttcttttGCTACTCGTCACTAGTTTGTGAGAGGTTCGTATTTCATCTCTTTTGGCAGAGGATACAGAGTCTTGTGGGATTTCTTCGGTACCAGGATCGACTACCATTTGAACAGAATCTGCAGTAGCGGTTATCTGCGAATATGAATTTTTATaccataattaattttttacatgcCGTGGCACAAGCCAAAATAGACGTGTGTTTAAAAAACGTATTTAAGAGATTTACCATACCTTAGCCTGCGTTTTTGTAGCATGGATACTCAACGTCCCCTGTTTTTTGTCATGTACTTGAAAATGTGCTTTTTGTCCTTCCGCCGAGCCAGTAGCTACGCATTGAATGTAGCACTTTATCAGGACTAGTAAAAGAAGCATATTCGTTCCCttcatgttgtttattttttacttatagTTTCTATAAGAAatatgcatatatatatattacttaTTCTTAGCAAATTTCAAGTCGGTTACCACACTCATATGGAATTTTAAAGGGAGCTTGGATAGATTTGTGTCAGATCTACATAAATTTGATTCATGTCACGTAATGATGACTGTCGGTATCTGTACTCTTAAATTTTCTGTTGGAAAAAGCGCAGGCCTATCCATAATATTCAGAACTTCTGTAGTATACCATCATTGGGAGCCGGGTAACATGGTAGACGGACCTCTTTATTTGCATATTCTGACTCCAACATTTGCATCCGACGAAAATGTAAATATTGAAAACCGTCCACGGAGACAAGATAtatgaaataaattaataaattcatAACATCTCGGTgacaaaaaaagaattcaagACATAAACagacattttttataatatttgatCCACAAGAGTATCGAATGCTTGATTCGTGATGACCCATGTCTGTACCTAATCTATAAAACAAACTTGATTTTCAATAGgaagaaatttataaaataacaaaactaaCGACATTATAGGTGCAGAAACTTTTATAGGCCCAAACCTTCGCGAATGGGAAAATTCGTGAAGTTGCTTTGTTTCACCAgtataaacttttgcgattgaACCTTTTTAAAAGAGTTTGCGAACATAAGTTTTCGCGAATCGATGGAAAATATGCGCGTCTTCCACTTGGTCAAATTGGTCAAAATTCGCGAGAGTTTCTGCCCGTGAAAGTTTCTGTACTTAATGTAATTTTCGCACAAACATTTCATGCGAGTTCATAGCAGTGTTATTAAAGTAGATTGTTCCTTAAGGCTGTTTACACATTGTGTACTGTTTTATTTACACGGAGAAAGCTAGATACCCCACAGCGAAAATTGTGTAACAGTTAATAACCACAACAGATATTCCACATCATGGTGAAACTTAATGCCATGAGGAGATCTTCTCTGTCTCACTAATCTCGTGATCACATGTGAACACCACTTTAATTCATACAATTGCAAGATCCAGCGAGTTCAGTGTTCTGGAGAGAATACTTTCCAGCATTATTTACTGTTAATTATAAGCACGTGTTCAATAAGATACCATCTTTTCACGCTTCAGTGGGTTTTTGACACTAAATTGATTCGTTTAAACATTCTAAACATGAAAGTGTCGTTTTCTTGTTTTAAACTGGTTTTTACCAGAAGTGATTCAGGTATTTTTGTGTGCAAGAGACTACGCAAAATAGATTTTAATTTAGCGTGCGTTATACCAAAACGGCTCTTATTCCATTTTCCTCTGTACAATTTTGGATAAAATGCTCCAATATTTTAAACTCGATAATGCATAACACGCGCTTATAGAAACCACCCACAACAGAAAATCTGGCATAAAGTTAATGAAGCGAAGCGAATCAGTTGAATAGTTTTAAATACTAGTTCCCAAGCCTGTAGTTGCCAAGAAAAGTAGCCATACACCAATTTAGCTTTCATTTTAAGCAGACGCGAAAAAAGGCATGGGTCGAGTTTACAGAGAACAACTTTTGATGTGCTCATTGATGTTCACTGTGAATAGCTGGCTACTTTACCTGGAATGATAAATATGGCAGGGGGAAATTGACGCAAGTGGAGAAAAATACAATCTTTAAGTTTACAttacattttttacaatataccaattttttttagttcaaTTCCGTTTTCCGACTCTTGATTTTATTGCAGCTTTGAGGCATGCATAATGTAAACGTTGCACCGGCTGacgttaaaatatcaaaataaacttATATTTAGCTAGATGTTTTCGttatatgttaaaaaattaacttcaaTTAGAGCACATGCTTATTGCATATTAACACCACATGGAAACCCAGCTTTAATGGCAAATATTTCTAGACCAATAAGAAAGCAATAAACTGGGTGAGGGGTAAGCTAGAGCTTAATATCATCAGAAGATGTTGTCAGTTAAATTGTTACTTTATCTTCTATAAAACTTtaacttgttttaaaaatagacTAATGTTTTTGCAGCTGACCGCTACACAACAGTCACACCAAACATTGGCACCATCTTTACTAAGTTGAAGCACATCATGAGCATAAATACAATCAATTATACTGAttattataaacaaatatggcagctGCTTAAAGTGTGTTATTGCGGGGTgctctgttgtttttgttattcattTGTTGAAAGATTtgtttacaacatttttatttagctatacTTATACTTtagagaaaaataatttgagtAAGTACAGTTTAACTCTTTGGGTCGTGAATCAGTGAAATACTGGAAATATAAACAGaatattgaaaaatattgcatcaTACTTTTTGTAGTCTGCAAAAAAATGTGTAGGTTTTTCAGAAAATGGTAAACGAATaagtttttaagaaaatccTAATCTATATaactagtcggtagcccgtgaATACCTCCACGGTTCGTCGTTGTTTATTAATGTATTTTGTGTGTCTCTCTACTgctgttaccattttgcgtgacagacagacagacatatacaggtattataatatagactagccgttaacccgtggaaaaatccacggggtcgcccgtcctttatataccgcatttcgtgtttccgtaacatgacgcggctttcgcggacagacagacaaaatacggctattatattAAAGAGATAATAGATAATACAAAAGTTGTGTCCGTCTCTGCCCAGCAAAgtgaatattatttttgaaacccTCAAAAAACTGAACCGGGGTACCTCAACCCAACCCATTTCGGAATCAAaacgttgatgacgtcatcacaagtctattcattttcttgatcagtgttttcaGATTTTTACGATGAAGGAAACgagtatacatttttttttctttggagaagaacTTTGCTGAcaacagcaaaattttaaaacctgtatctatatctcattaaccgtttgTCAATAGCGCATAATCCGAGACATTTTCTTGAACAGAGCGTCACGCTATACATAGATGCAATAGGTAAATAAATTCTGGATAAAGTTTTGTGTACATTGGCTCTTTTTTACTAATGTCAGGAAAAGTTTTAAACCCTTGTATCTTTTTAAGAGTTTAcagaaagcacatgatcatatagtttctaattttttttcctatatGGACGGGTCATTCAGGCCTTTTAGGTAGAGCCTTGCAATAGCACGCTACACCTCCACACACACAAAATGGGTTAGGCGTGCTATTGAAAGCACCTgcaaaatgataaattttataagaatttaacCAGTGCACACACCCAAAAGCACACCTAAAATACTTGAGGTGTATTTTTTGGCACACACGTATCAAAATTTTCATGAAACGGCCTGGTCATTGCTAACCCGAAGACCAGAATATGTAGGGCCGGCGAATTCGTAGATTTCAACAGGCTAACTAGTACTTTGTAAACGTTTTTGAAGGTATAACTTATTTGGGAGTGGAAGGTAAGCTGTAAATGcaagttttaacaaatttctactttttaacttgatttttttatgttgtttatatattttgtctATGTGATGCGTGAGGATGGCAAAACTGAAAATCACAACATGTACGTCACCCCACAACTCATGTCTGCCAGATGAGATTGAATACCGTGAGGTCTTGGTATTCT is a window encoding:
- the LOC130623517 gene encoding uncharacterized protein LOC130623517; this encodes MKGTNMLLLLVLIKCYIQCVATGSAEGQKAHFQVHDKKQGTLSIHATKTQAKITATADSVQMVVDPGTEEIPQDSVSSAKRDEIRTSHKLVTSSKRKSFKKFQLKQNAIHRKKTSKTHDINASKKSIVDKEMRVHAQSGAMHVHTDHNYTAVNSESGKLEVYIKNPEHYTDQKVATHNDNIRVNVHTEETYKKSHMLKTPRKLHITNDVTGLKKSIVNTKRKGGKRSKMTPCLIPPCST